Below is a window of Halolamina sp. CBA1230 DNA.
GGGTCCGTCACGCGACGGCTCTGGTACCCCGACGTGACCGTCAGTGTCGAGGACGGCAGCGTGGTCATCACGGCGCCCGACGAGTCGGGCGCCAAGACCCGCGCCACGGTCGGCACCTTCGAGAGCCACGTTCGGAACATGTTCCACGGCGTGACCGAGGGCTGGACCTACGAGATGGAGGTCTTCTACGCCCACTTCCCGATGCAGGTGGAAGTGCAGGGCGAGGAGATCGTCATCGAGAACTTCCTCGGCGAGCGCGCCCCACGGCGGACGCCGATCCGGGGCGACACGCAGGTCGAGATCGACGGCGAGCAGCTCACCCTGTCGGGCTCCGACAAGGAGGCCGTCGGCCAGACCGCAGCGGATATCGAACAGCTCACACGCGTCAGCGACAAGGACAACCGCGTGTTCCAGGACGGCGTGTACATCACGGAGAAACCCACGGGTGATGCCTGATGGCTGACGACGCACCCGAGGAGATCGAGGACATCAGCGGCGTCGGGCCCTCGAAGGCCGAGACGCTCGCGGAGGCCGGCTACGACTCCGTCGAGGACCTCAAGGCCGCCTCCCAGTCCGAACTCGCCGAGGTCGAGGGGGTCGGCAACGCCCTCGCGGCCCGGATCAAGGC
It encodes the following:
- a CDS encoding 50S ribosomal protein L6, with protein sequence MSRTELTIPDDVSAELDHLDLTVEGPNGSVTRRLWYPDVTVSVEDGSVVITAPDESGAKTRATVGTFESHVRNMFHGVTEGWTYEMEVFYAHFPMQVEVQGEEIVIENFLGERAPRRTPIRGDTQVEIDGEQLTLSGSDKEAVGQTAADIEQLTRVSDKDNRVFQDGVYITEKPTGDA